A window of Ignavibacteriales bacterium contains these coding sequences:
- a CDS encoding ThiF family adenylyltransferase, protein MNENQKLALEQLKAIEIEDRGNFKIIDYYQHGSNDDYLCVNISILTRLYNKSIVGFNFRPRERFKLLIPKDFPYEIPNILFSDFRYYGKPHVQWGSFLCLYQAPDVEWDPAEGMFGYISRLDLYLKRAAINQLDPNDAPLHPPVAYTSSNISYKIIPNKNSPSFNDDYWLGAAKLERLNDDCLFISDWYGTDLLNSKSRYAAVILLKKDMPFEYPYFLFTLIHLLKDRGIDLVRFVKHLQKVMAFNKSGTPLFIIIGTPMRGDSDNRKQHLLCWYLETKIAGNLRGFDSNKFRQNPSKAENHLNQFIKYAEKSKLLWCSILENRPEIIIPRDRDAYTSFFTNKTIEIWGCGAVGSHIAEIIIRAKPKRLLLFDNNIVKPGLLSRQLFYEDDIGLNKAEAMKNRIGKIHSLLNDVKVESFNENILKRMDKNHWSENSDIIIDTTASKKVLRKLDGLLIKENIQKEIISFVVDSIAKKGMVVYRSKKSYCGIVDLIRKSKLHLCDSDDNNWLPYFYPDNGSIPQKLFQPEPGCSDPTFSGSEADISTISGLMMNSISRHLVVTNSASKCIFLSQNIYNYDEEKYHEITFDNYSDDLLLKDPVNNYKVILNKQAIENINKIIKKENSSRNTHFETGGLIFGEWDDLNKVVYIDDISEPPKDSIAAANDFVCGILGTKELNDERKKKYSGSSYFVGLWHSHPFGSPNYSGKDKHSMELVVTELCPPKSLLLIIAYTKKEQNIMGFVFDKTQFAK, encoded by the coding sequence ATTATATAATAAATCGATCGTTGGTTTTAATTTTCGTCCACGTGAACGTTTTAAATTGTTAATTCCAAAAGATTTCCCGTACGAAATCCCTAATATTCTATTTTCTGACTTTCGATATTATGGCAAACCTCATGTACAATGGGGCTCATTTCTTTGCTTGTACCAAGCTCCTGATGTTGAATGGGATCCTGCAGAAGGAATGTTTGGGTATATATCACGTCTCGATCTTTATCTTAAAAGAGCTGCTATTAATCAATTAGATCCGAACGACGCACCACTCCATCCACCTGTTGCCTATACCAGCTCTAATATTTCTTATAAAATAATTCCAAATAAAAATTCCCCTAGCTTTAATGATGATTACTGGTTGGGTGCGGCAAAATTAGAAAGACTTAATGATGATTGTCTTTTCATTTCTGATTGGTATGGAACAGATTTATTAAATAGCAAAAGCCGCTATGCCGCGGTTATTCTTCTTAAAAAAGACATGCCTTTTGAATACCCGTATTTTCTTTTTACTTTAATACATCTCTTAAAGGATCGAGGCATAGATTTAGTTCGTTTTGTTAAACATCTTCAAAAAGTAATGGCATTCAATAAATCTGGTACTCCGCTTTTTATTATTATAGGAACACCTATGCGGGGGGATAGTGATAACCGTAAGCAACACTTACTTTGTTGGTATCTCGAAACTAAAATTGCGGGTAATCTGCGTGGTTTTGACTCGAATAAATTCAGACAAAACCCAAGTAAAGCCGAAAATCATCTAAACCAGTTTATAAAATACGCTGAAAAGTCTAAACTTCTTTGGTGCAGTATTCTTGAGAACAGACCCGAAATAATTATCCCGCGTGACCGAGATGCATATACTTCTTTCTTTACTAATAAAACTATCGAAATATGGGGCTGTGGTGCAGTCGGAAGTCATATAGCAGAAATAATTATTAGAGCCAAACCGAAAAGGCTTTTACTATTTGACAATAATATTGTAAAACCTGGTTTATTATCACGCCAGCTTTTTTATGAAGATGATATAGGATTGAATAAAGCAGAGGCAATGAAAAATAGAATAGGTAAGATTCATTCATTGCTCAATGATGTAAAGGTCGAGTCATTTAATGAGAATATTTTAAAGCGAATGGATAAAAATCATTGGTCAGAGAATAGTGATATTATTATTGATACTACTGCATCAAAAAAAGTTCTGCGCAAATTAGATGGTTTGTTAATAAAAGAGAATATTCAAAAAGAGATAATTTCTTTTGTTGTTGATAGTATCGCAAAAAAAGGAATGGTCGTTTATAGATCTAAGAAGTCATATTGTGGCATTGTTGATTTGATTAGAAAATCAAAACTACATCTTTGTGATAGTGATGATAATAATTGGTTGCCATATTTTTATCCTGATAATGGGAGTATTCCTCAAAAACTATTTCAACCTGAACCTGGATGTTCAGACCCGACTTTTTCTGGTTCAGAAGCAGATATCAGTACTATTTCTGGCCTAATGATGAATTCCATCTCAAGACATTTAGTTGTAACAAATTCTGCGAGTAAATGTATTTTCCTTTCTCAGAACATTTATAATTATGACGAAGAAAAGTATCACGAGATAACATTTGATAATTATTCAGATGATTTATTACTTAAAGATCCGGTGAACAATTACAAAGTTATACTCAATAAGCAAGCCATAGAAAACATAAATAAGATAATTAAAAAAGAAAATTCTAGCAGAAATACGCACTTTGAAACTGGCGGATTAATTTTCGGAGAATGGGATGATTTGAATAAGGTGGTTTATATTGATGATATTTCCGAACCCCCAAAAGATAGTATCGCCGCAGCAAATGATTTTGTATGTGGTATTTTAGGAACCAAAGAATTAAATGATGAAAGAAAAAAGAAATATAGTGGTTCCTCTTATTTTGTCGGTTTATGGCATTCCCATCCGTTTGGCTCACCAAATTACAGCGGGAAAGATAAGCATAGTATGGAGTTAGTCGTTACTGAGCTATGCCCACCAAAATCTTTATTGTTGATAATTGCTTATACTAAAAAAGAACAAAACATTATGGGATTCGTTTTTGATAAAACTCAATTCGCAAAATAA
- a CDS encoding patatin-like phospholipase family protein, with amino-acid sequence MHKNKKIGLALSGGGFRAAAFHLGTLKKLNELGILKNIDVISTISGGSIVGAYYVFNKDNFDFFWKNFQEILKKNLILRACLSSGFVIRALILTATVFVFYYLTNSCSWTVVYLLLLLIFIGCFFYKIFPTTYLIRKQYDSLIYKEKELKDLPEKPQLIINSTNLDTGTLFSFTKEYSFDSSYKYPPYNIDPNFDTKDFSIAVAVACSTAVPYAFSPTVLRFKSNGKLIRPKLVDGGVYDNQGIYRVAGNDPKYKTDIVIVSDASAPFVKKFYGINPLPVLGRIMSVMMKRIKSVQFLQSIYEEKEDKLWEIGYYSLDWNYENCLAGFYTAASKDKIRPHLLEYHNITDEMKKNKKLMTEHLKKSIGYEKIIQNGLSNEEINFVKKISTSLKALTEKEIDLLSRHSEALTEIQVKLYCPMPITE; translated from the coding sequence ATGCATAAAAATAAGAAAATTGGATTGGCATTATCCGGAGGCGGTTTTAGAGCAGCAGCATTTCATTTGGGTACATTGAAGAAATTGAATGAGCTTGGAATTCTTAAAAATATCGATGTGATTTCTACAATTTCCGGAGGTTCTATAGTTGGTGCTTACTATGTTTTCAATAAAGATAATTTCGATTTCTTTTGGAAAAACTTTCAAGAGATACTGAAAAAGAATTTAATTCTTCGTGCTTGTTTATCATCAGGTTTTGTTATTCGCGCACTTATTCTAACAGCAACAGTATTTGTATTCTATTATTTAACCAATAGCTGTAGTTGGACAGTGGTTTATCTGCTTCTTCTATTAATATTTATCGGATGTTTTTTCTACAAAATATTTCCGACAACTTATTTAATTCGGAAACAATATGATTCATTGATTTATAAAGAAAAAGAATTAAAAGATTTGCCGGAAAAACCACAGTTAATTATTAATTCTACGAATCTTGATACAGGTACACTATTTTCGTTTACAAAAGAATACTCGTTTGATTCTTCCTATAAATATCCACCATATAACATAGATCCAAATTTTGATACCAAGGATTTTTCAATTGCTGTTGCTGTTGCATGTTCAACAGCGGTTCCTTATGCTTTTTCTCCAACAGTTCTTAGATTTAAAAGTAATGGGAAATTAATAAGACCAAAATTAGTTGACGGTGGCGTATATGATAATCAAGGGATTTACAGGGTAGCGGGTAACGATCCAAAGTATAAAACCGATATAGTAATAGTAAGCGATGCATCCGCACCTTTTGTTAAAAAGTTTTACGGTATAAATCCGTTGCCGGTTTTGGGAAGGATAATGAGTGTGATGATGAAAAGGATAAAGAGCGTACAATTTCTTCAAAGCATTTATGAAGAAAAAGAAGATAAACTATGGGAGATCGGATATTATTCGCTTGATTGGAATTATGAAAATTGTCTTGCGGGTTTCTACACTGCTGCAAGCAAAGATAAGATTCGACCACATTTACTAGAATATCATAATATTACTGATGAGATGAAGAAAAATAAGAAGTTGATGACTGAGCATTTAAAAAAATCGATCGGATATGAAAAAATAATACAGAACGGACTTTCAAATGAAGAAATTAATTTCGTAAAAAAGATAAGTACTAGTTTGAAAGCACTTACCGAGAAAGAAATAGATTTATTAAGCAGACATTCTGAAGCGTTAACGGAAATACAGGTAAAGCTTTATTGCCCAATGCCTATAACCGAATAA
- a CDS encoding 3TM-type holin encodes MGVLDFLSGIVKPITDLIDNLTTTDEERGKLQNELTKIENEFLGKALEYEAKLIDSQSRIVEAEAKGQSWLQRNWRPITMLTFLVLVVCDSFGLLAFRLSNEAWLLLQIGLGGYVVGRTGEKIVEKIRK; translated from the coding sequence ATGGGAGTGTTAGATTTTTTAAGTGGAATTGTAAAACCGATTACTGATTTGATTGATAACCTTACAACCACTGATGAAGAGCGTGGAAAGTTGCAAAATGAATTGACGAAAATTGAGAATGAGTTTTTGGGTAAGGCATTGGAGTATGAAGCAAAGCTTATTGATTCACAAAGCAGAATTGTTGAAGCGGAAGCGAAAGGACAAAGCTGGCTTCAAAGAAATTGGAGACCAATTACAATGCTTACATTTTTGGTTCTTGTTGTGTGTGATAGTTTTGGTTTGCTTGCATTTAGATTGAGTAATGAAGCGTGGTTGCTTTTGCAAATTGGTTTAGGTGGTTATGTTGTCGGTCGAACAGGTGAAAAGATTGTGGAAAAAATCAGAAAGTAA
- a CDS encoding D-Ala-D-Ala carboxypeptidase family metallohydrolase, with protein MKLSDNTSTMLSASFSLDEFTISQVAERHGYRNDPNDTQIKNLSYLCVNILQPLREIINVPIFINSGFRSFDVNAAVGGRFNSQHLEGKATDFVVPSMNLVDVFNIVLQRLSFDQLIYEFGKWIHVSWNGELNRKDVMISKKFYGKTVYENVKGETLDVRSI; from the coding sequence ATGAAGCTCTCTGATAACACTTCGACTATGCTCAGTGCAAGTTTTAGTCTTGATGAGTTTACAATTTCTCAAGTTGCGGAAAGACATGGTTATAGAAATGATCCGAATGATACTCAGATTAAGAATCTGAGTTACTTATGCGTGAATATACTTCAACCATTGAGAGAAATTATCAATGTTCCGATTTTTATTAATTCCGGTTTTCGTTCATTCGATGTAAATGCTGCAGTAGGTGGAAGATTTAATTCTCAACACCTTGAAGGAAAAGCTACGGACTTTGTTGTTCCTTCTATGAATTTGGTTGATGTGTTCAATATTGTTCTGCAACGACTTTCTTTTGATCAATTGATTTATGAATTCGGGAAGTGGATTCATGTTTCTTGGAATGGTGAATTGAATCGAAAAGATGTGATGATTTCGAAAAAGTTTTATGGGAAAACGGTTTATGAGAACGTGAAAGGTGAAACGCTAGACGTGAGAAGTATTTAA
- a CDS encoding RNA methyltransferase, with product MLTKNQIKYYSSLLNKKFRHQEKKFLVEGIKLISEALDSGYSCEIILALKESAAENQNLIKQLNRKKINTEIVKSTDFEKLCDTKNPQGTIGVFHFRQQFSSDFEHEKLIVALENISDPGNVGTIIRNCDWFGVKNILLNLDCAEVYNPKVIRASAGSVFHLNIFEEKDFYNALKEQKKNGFVVLCADLTGENLYDYAFNKKTILVLANEANGPTNNLLEICDSKITIPRIGKAESLNVASASAVILSALSKF from the coding sequence ATGTTGACGAAAAATCAAATTAAATATTATTCATCACTTCTGAACAAAAAATTTAGACATCAAGAGAAGAAATTTCTTGTTGAAGGAATTAAACTGATCTCAGAAGCATTGGACTCCGGTTACTCGTGCGAAATTATTTTAGCTCTCAAAGAATCTGCCGCAGAAAATCAAAATCTCATAAAACAATTAAACAGAAAAAAGATCAACACAGAAATTGTAAAATCTACCGACTTTGAAAAATTATGCGACACAAAGAATCCTCAAGGTACTATAGGAGTATTTCATTTTAGACAGCAATTCTCCTCAGACTTTGAACACGAAAAACTAATTGTTGCATTGGAAAACATTTCAGATCCGGGTAATGTTGGAACGATCATTCGCAACTGTGATTGGTTTGGTGTAAAAAATATTTTGTTAAATCTAGATTGTGCTGAAGTATATAACCCGAAAGTAATTCGTGCATCGGCAGGTTCGGTATTTCATCTGAATATTTTTGAAGAGAAAGATTTTTATAATGCGCTGAAGGAACAAAAGAAAAATGGATTTGTCGTCCTATGTGCTGATTTGACTGGAGAAAATCTTTATGATTATGCGTTTAACAAAAAGACAATTCTTGTGTTGGCTAATGAAGCAAACGGACCGACAAATAATCTTTTAGAAATTTGCGATTCTAAAATTACAATCCCCAGAATAGGAAAAGCAGAATCGCTTAATGTTGCCAGCGCTTCTGCCGTTATACTTTCCGCGTTAAGTAAGTTTTGA
- a CDS encoding alpha-amylase family glycosyl hydrolase, with protein MKIKLIALLTFFSASVFAQTTFVTTPTYPTQTDQITILFDITNATRIAGYIGNVYAHTGVTIVTNNGAPQRWQKVKGNWGDNGVQPQLTYDSYNHYKIVISNPRAYYLSIADQNNSNIKITELCFVLRSSDGTKQTEDIFVPLYSPGISVVLNSPIVNTSFGDPSRSPVFVLPGGTVSISVSTSELGTKTKSITLFINNIQKAQSLSNSLNYSFVANENLTSKNEIKIIASDTANVKDSSKFVIMRNPTIKNLAPPQGTIQGINYGSDPTKVTLALYAPQKSFVYVIGEFGNSDWKVDTTYFMNKFIPNSAKPDSVIWWTTISNLTSGQEYAYQFLIDGSLRIYDPYTDKILDPSNDSGVIASGVYPNLKSYPLNKTDNVVGILQTGQPSYSWQVPSFNRPSKEKLVIYELLIRDFVSTHSYKTLIDTLSYFRKLGVNAIELMPISEFEGNNSWGYNPMTYFAPDKYYGTKTDLKTFIDACHQNGIAVIMDIVLNHAYNSNSMAQMYWDSANSRPSANNPWFNTVAPHQCYFWGNDFNHESSATKYFVDRVTSFWLTEYKMDGFRFDFTKGFTNTPSSNTNNSCGSTRDPSRIAILERIASKIWNVSPNAYVILEHFADNDEEKELANFGAMLWGNFNSAYNQATMGYATNPSWDFSWISYSNRGWNLPGVDGYMESHDEERLMFKNLFYGNSSGSYNVKDLVTALNRIKLAATFFITVPGPKMIWMGGELGYDVSINTNGRLGEKPFAWNYFSNTDRKSLFNVFAGLIRLKKAYPVFSSTSFSISASQSAKSIHINDLTMGPSSMNVTIIGNFDVIPVNITPAFQGTGMWYEFFTGDSLSVTDVNAPINFQPGEYRLYTSKKVPKLDVITDVQNTNGQTIPKEFSLAQNYPNPFNPSTIISYQISIAGHVSLKVYDLLGREVATLVNEFKQPGNYTSQFSILNSQLSSGVYFYRISAGDFVETKKMIFLK; from the coding sequence ATGAAAATTAAACTGATAGCTTTGTTAACATTCTTTTCTGCATCTGTTTTCGCACAAACGACCTTTGTAACTACACCTACTTACCCAACTCAAACCGATCAGATTACAATTTTATTTGATATTACAAATGCAACCAGAATTGCCGGTTATATCGGTAACGTTTATGCACATACTGGCGTTACAATTGTAACAAATAATGGCGCTCCCCAACGTTGGCAAAAAGTAAAAGGAAATTGGGGAGATAATGGTGTACAACCACAACTAACATATGATAGTTATAATCATTATAAAATTGTTATTAGTAATCCGAGAGCTTATTATTTATCTATAGCTGATCAAAATAACTCTAATATTAAAATTACTGAGCTCTGCTTCGTTCTAAGAAGTTCAGACGGTACCAAACAAACCGAAGATATATTTGTTCCTCTTTATTCGCCCGGAATTTCTGTTGTGCTCAATTCTCCAATAGTAAACACAAGTTTCGGTGATCCATCTCGCTCACCGGTTTTTGTTTTGCCAGGCGGAACTGTTTCGATCTCGGTTTCAACTTCAGAACTCGGAACGAAAACAAAATCAATAACATTATTTATTAACAATATTCAGAAGGCACAAAGCTTATCCAATTCCTTAAACTATTCATTCGTTGCAAATGAAAATCTGACATCTAAGAACGAAATAAAAATTATTGCTTCTGATACTGCCAACGTGAAAGACTCATCAAAGTTTGTGATAATGAGAAATCCGACAATAAAAAATCTTGCACCTCCTCAAGGAACAATTCAGGGAATAAATTATGGAAGTGATCCAACTAAAGTTACACTTGCACTTTATGCACCACAGAAAAGTTTCGTTTATGTGATAGGTGAATTCGGAAACAGCGATTGGAAAGTTGACACAACTTATTTTATGAATAAATTTATACCTAATTCCGCTAAACCTGATAGCGTGATTTGGTGGACTACTATTTCGAATCTAACATCAGGACAGGAATATGCTTACCAATTTTTAATTGACGGCAGTTTGCGCATCTATGATCCTTACACAGATAAAATTCTTGATCCTTCAAATGACAGTGGAGTTATTGCATCAGGTGTTTATCCGAATTTAAAATCATATCCATTAAATAAAACTGATAATGTCGTTGGCATTCTTCAAACAGGGCAACCAAGTTACAGCTGGCAAGTTCCATCCTTCAATCGTCCTTCAAAAGAAAAGTTAGTTATTTATGAATTGCTGATACGCGATTTTGTAAGCACACATTCTTATAAAACATTAATTGATACACTGAGCTATTTCAGAAAACTTGGTGTGAATGCAATTGAGTTAATGCCGATATCTGAGTTTGAAGGAAATAATAGCTGGGGTTATAATCCGATGACATATTTTGCACCGGATAAATATTACGGAACGAAAACCGATCTAAAAACATTTATAGATGCATGTCATCAAAACGGTATTGCAGTGATAATGGATATCGTGCTCAATCATGCGTACAATTCAAATTCTATGGCACAGATGTATTGGGATTCGGCAAACAGCAGACCTTCGGCAAATAATCCATGGTTCAATACTGTCGCACCGCACCAATGTTATTTTTGGGGAAATGATTTCAACCACGAAAGTTCTGCTACAAAATATTTTGTTGACCGCGTTACATCATTCTGGCTGACCGAGTACAAAATGGATGGTTTTCGTTTTGATTTTACAAAAGGTTTTACAAACACACCATCGAGCAACACTAATAACAGTTGCGGATCAACCAGGGATCCTTCAAGAATTGCAATCTTAGAAAGAATTGCCAGCAAAATTTGGAATGTTTCTCCAAACGCTTATGTGATACTAGAACATTTTGCAGATAATGATGAAGAAAAAGAACTTGCAAATTTTGGTGCGATGCTGTGGGGAAATTTTAATTCTGCTTACAATCAAGCAACAATGGGTTATGCAACAAATCCATCGTGGGATTTTTCCTGGATTTCCTATTCAAACAGAGGATGGAATTTGCCCGGCGTTGACGGATATATGGAAAGCCACGATGAAGAAAGATTGATGTTCAAGAATCTTTTTTATGGAAATTCTTCCGGCAGTTATAATGTAAAAGATCTCGTCACAGCCCTCAACAGAATAAAATTAGCTGCAACTTTTTTTATTACAGTTCCCGGTCCAAAAATGATCTGGATGGGCGGTGAGTTAGGATACGATGTTTCAATTAATACAAATGGTAGATTGGGAGAAAAACCATTTGCATGGAATTATTTTTCTAACACTGATAGAAAAAGTTTGTTCAATGTCTTTGCCGGATTGATCCGATTAAAGAAAGCGTATCCGGTATTTTCCAGCACATCATTTTCTATTTCGGCTTCACAATCTGCAAAGAGCATCCACATAAATGATCTTACAATGGGTCCTTCTTCAATGAATGTAACAATTATCGGCAACTTCGATGTGATTCCCGTGAACATCACACCTGCATTTCAAGGCACCGGAATGTGGTACGAGTTCTTTACCGGAGACAGCTTAAGTGTAACTGATGTTAATGCACCAATAAATTTTCAACCTGGAGAATATCGTCTTTACACGTCCAAGAAAGTGCCGAAGTTAGATGTAATCACCGATGTTCAGAATACAAATGGGCAAACAATTCCAAAAGAATTTAGTCTTGCGCAAAATTATCCCAATCCGTTTAATCCGTCAACTATCATCAGCTACCAAATTTCTATTGCCGGACATGTTTCATTAAAAGTTTATGATTTACTTGGAAGAGAAGTTGCAACATTAGTAAATGAATTTAAGCAGCCGGGAAATTATACCTCGCAATTCTCAATTCTCAATTCTCAATTATCTTCAGGAGTTTATTTTTATAGAATTTCAGCAGGAGATTTTGTTGAAACGAAAAAGATGATCTTTCTCAAGTAG
- a CDS encoding TonB-dependent receptor plug domain-containing protein, with translation MKNYKDYFVNEFMNNLLKIFSRKKILLILLFFSYQLFALDDFQVKNEKISADSLIIKTTVPKDSTSAVKRIPARIPLRITSLLNDNFKTSIISKKALETTDYRTTADFFTNVPFGFVRDLGSIGQSNEVLINGQGFGNVSFLSDGLSINNRLSNAFDLNLFQSESTDSIEVLPLSRGFLYGGMNNPVSVNFISRQPELRKPYSRIKYYQAPNSEGLMDGIFSLNPFKRINAFFEITNQNTNPSFVNTDHSNWMGYARLHYFLSNNINIIASYKYIQTITQLFGGVDADSISRAYFPSQFNQILYDIFSAPVRFTNRYQKVSGHNFSLRMLGNFIEHSPTDISFYYQTNFTEFRQNESNFIFQNNASAIFDDNESRTIGSSLRQDFNVDFIKLTSVTNFERSKFITPLLSQEINKTLFSTAAIASFNLINKTLTPSLFVKYLNYSDNSFLGFGADAHFSPDQLFNFYLGFSSFEKPRTIWEERFILPGIQSGKQKITSFELSANFKNTFVNASIGYFNKSTVNSLLPALLKEDAVQNDKVVYAAVNDLRLQGINLKLDLSIWKILISTNMSYYFSSDDRHNYNLPQFSLYGGIYYVDTLFNKNLHLKSGFNYFSIGERDFTSIDFEKNISTNFLYDPATQNVSLISSSPISTSFQIDFFLAGKIQNLATVYFVFENLFNAKYFIVPYYPKQARGIRFGLVWEFLD, from the coding sequence TTGAAAAATTATAAAGATTATTTTGTGAATGAATTTATGAACAACCTACTGAAAATATTTTCTCGAAAAAAAATTTTATTAATACTTCTTTTTTTTTCATATCAACTTTTTGCTCTTGATGATTTCCAAGTTAAGAATGAAAAAATTTCCGCAGACTCTTTAATAATTAAGACTACTGTTCCTAAAGATTCAACTTCTGCGGTAAAACGAATTCCTGCCCGCATTCCTTTAAGAATTACTTCTCTGCTTAATGATAATTTTAAAACTTCAATCATCAGTAAAAAAGCTTTAGAAACAACCGACTACAGAACTACTGCCGATTTCTTTACAAACGTTCCTTTCGGATTTGTAAGAGATCTTGGTTCCATTGGGCAATCGAACGAAGTATTGATCAACGGACAAGGATTTGGAAATGTTTCTTTTCTCTCGGATGGTCTATCAATCAACAATAGATTATCGAATGCATTTGATCTTAACTTATTCCAATCTGAAAGTACTGATTCGATCGAAGTGCTTCCGCTTTCTCGCGGATTTCTGTACGGTGGAATGAATAATCCAGTCTCGGTAAATTTTATTTCCCGACAACCGGAATTACGTAAGCCGTATTCGCGCATCAAGTATTATCAAGCCCCAAACAGCGAAGGATTGATGGACGGAATCTTTAGCTTAAATCCTTTTAAGAGAATTAATGCGTTTTTTGAAATTACAAACCAAAACACAAATCCATCTTTTGTTAATACCGATCACAGCAATTGGATGGGCTATGCTCGGCTCCATTACTTTCTCTCAAATAATATAAACATTATTGCTAGTTACAAGTACATCCAAACTATCACGCAATTGTTCGGCGGAGTTGATGCAGATTCGATTAGTCGCGCGTATTTCCCTTCCCAGTTCAATCAAATTCTTTATGACATATTTAGTGCACCCGTGAGGTTTACAAACCGATACCAAAAAGTTTCGGGACATAATTTTAGTTTGCGTATGCTTGGGAATTTTATTGAACACTCTCCGACTGATATTTCGTTTTATTACCAAACTAATTTTACCGAGTTCAGACAAAATGAGAGTAATTTTATTTTTCAGAATAATGCTTCAGCAATTTTTGATGATAATGAAAGTAGAACAATAGGTTCAAGTTTACGCCAAGATTTTAATGTTGATTTTATCAAACTCACATCAGTCACAAATTTTGAAAGATCTAAATTCATTACGCCTCTCTTATCGCAAGAAATAAATAAAACACTCTTCTCAACAGCAGCAATAGCAAGTTTCAACTTGATAAATAAAACATTAACCCCTTCTCTGTTCGTAAAATATTTAAATTATTCCGACAACAGTTTTCTCGGTTTTGGAGCCGATGCGCATTTCTCTCCGGATCAATTATTTAACTTTTATTTAGGATTTTCTTCGTTCGAAAAACCTCGAACGATATGGGAAGAACGTTTTATCTTGCCAGGTATTCAATCCGGTAAACAAAAAATTACTTCTTTCGAACTCTCAGCAAACTTTAAGAATACATTTGTTAATGCATCTATCGGCTACTTCAATAAATCAACGGTTAATTCTCTGCTTCCAGCTTTGTTAAAAGAAGATGCAGTACAAAATGATAAGGTTGTTTATGCTGCAGTAAATGATTTGAGACTTCAAGGAATAAATCTAAAACTAGATTTAAGTATTTGGAAAATTCTAATCAGTACAAATATGAGCTACTATTTTTCTTCTGATGACAGACATAATTACAACTTGCCCCAATTCTCTTTATATGGCGGTATTTATTATGTAGATACTCTCTTCAACAAAAATTTACATCTGAAATCCGGATTTAATTATTTCTCAATTGGAGAACGGGATTTTACTTCAATAGATTTTGAAAAAAATATTTCTACAAATTTTTTGTATGATCCGGCAACACAGAATGTTTCATTAATTTCATCTTCGCCTATTTCCACTTCATTCCAAATAGATTTCTTCCTTGCCGGAAAAATTCAGAACTTGGCAACAGTTTATTTCGTGTTTGAAAATCTTTTTAATGCGAAATATTTCATTGTTCCTTATTATCCCAAGCAAGCTCGCGGTATTCGTTTCGGATTGGTTTGGGAATTTCTTGATTAG
- a CDS encoding HU family DNA-binding protein encodes MSMTKGQLLTYMAKKSGLSKKATGEFIQELVVLAYHEAKKSFVIPGLGKLVLVDRKARMGRNPKTGEAIAIPAKKVVKFRIAKQAKDAILIYKK; translated from the coding sequence ATGTCAATGACAAAAGGCCAACTGTTAACTTACATGGCAAAAAAATCCGGATTAAGTAAAAAAGCAACCGGAGAATTCATTCAGGAATTAGTTGTTCTCGCTTATCACGAAGCAAAAAAATCTTTTGTTATTCCCGGATTGGGCAAATTAGTTCTTGTTGATAGAAAAGCAAGAATGGGAAGAAACCCAAAAACCGGTGAAGCAATTGCAATACCGGCAAAAAAAGTTGTTAAATTCAGAATTGCTAAACAAGCAAAAGATGCCATTCTTATTTATAAAAAATAA